A DNA window from Patescibacteria group bacterium contains the following coding sequences:
- the pnp gene encoding polyribonucleotide nucleotidyltransferase, translating to MQKTFEMEIGGKTLSLEVGKLAQQASGSVVCRYGDTVVLATVVIGSKTNDTIDYFPLMVEYEERLYAAGKIKSSRFIKREGRATDEAILTARLIDRAIRPLFDDRMRNDVQVILTVLCIDQENDPDIPAMIGGIAALMLSDIPWKGPLGGIRIGTINGEWVINPSYEARTKSELDLLVVGTSEKVIMIEAGARQVSEDVTYGAIEFGLKHIGKICAFLETVQKEMGTPKRTVEDMLKKPDEEEMLTPEIIEKVRNWLKEKLPAYLTTKEKVTKKSRKEAVGKLKADLEEMLKGEQVGKEKRKKCMLIAEEEAEQEVSRAILQENKRVDGRAMDEIRPLAAEVAVLPRTHGSGLFSRGETQVLSIATLGSPGDEQTLDGMEEVGKKRFMHHYNFPPYSVGEVKPMRGPSRRDVGHGALAEKALQSVLPSKEEFPYTIRVVSEVLGSNGSSSMGSTCGTTLALMDAGVPIKAPIAGIAMGLASDEQGNYKVLTDLQDLEDGDGGMDFKVAGSKDGITAIQLDTKTHGLSLAIVKETLTKAHVARLKILDVMLAAIPVVRPELSKYAPRIISLQINPDKIRDVIGPGGKIINEIIDATGVQIDIEQSGLVMITSTNEEGGARALEWVKRLTREVKVGEIFDGKVTRLMDFGAFVEILPRQEGLVHISELAPMRVNKVSDVVKIGQQVKVKVMQIDEQGRINLSMKRVAEDTK from the coding sequence ATGCAAAAAACATTTGAGATGGAGATCGGCGGCAAAACGCTGTCTCTTGAAGTCGGCAAACTCGCACAGCAAGCGTCGGGTTCTGTCGTGTGTCGCTATGGCGATACGGTCGTCTTGGCCACAGTCGTCATTGGCTCAAAAACCAATGACACCATTGATTATTTCCCCCTCATGGTGGAATACGAAGAGCGTTTGTATGCGGCGGGCAAGATCAAAAGCTCACGCTTTATTAAGCGCGAAGGAAGGGCAACTGATGAAGCAATTCTCACTGCACGCCTCATTGATCGCGCTATCAGGCCGTTGTTTGATGACCGCATGAGAAATGATGTGCAAGTCATCCTGACGGTGCTCTGTATTGATCAAGAAAACGATCCCGATATTCCTGCAATGATCGGCGGTATCGCCGCTTTGATGCTTTCAGACATCCCTTGGAAAGGGCCATTAGGCGGTATTCGAATAGGTACCATCAATGGTGAATGGGTGATCAACCCGAGTTATGAAGCACGTACAAAAAGCGAACTAGACTTGCTTGTTGTGGGCACATCGGAAAAAGTCATTATGATTGAGGCGGGTGCACGGCAGGTATCTGAAGACGTTACCTATGGCGCGATTGAATTTGGCCTCAAGCATATTGGAAAAATTTGCGCATTTCTCGAGACTGTCCAAAAAGAAATGGGTACGCCAAAAAGAACCGTCGAAGATATGCTTAAAAAACCCGATGAAGAAGAGATGCTTACACCGGAAATTATTGAGAAGGTGCGCAATTGGCTGAAAGAAAAGCTCCCAGCCTACCTTACTACAAAAGAAAAAGTCACAAAAAAAAGCCGCAAAGAGGCCGTAGGGAAGCTCAAAGCAGATTTGGAAGAAATGCTGAAGGGTGAACAAGTAGGCAAAGAGAAACGGAAAAAGTGCATGCTGATTGCCGAAGAAGAAGCGGAACAGGAAGTGAGTAGAGCAATCTTACAGGAAAACAAGCGTGTTGACGGGCGAGCGATGGATGAAATTCGTCCCTTGGCTGCAGAAGTTGCCGTACTCCCGCGTACGCATGGATCAGGATTGTTTTCGCGCGGTGAGACACAAGTGCTTTCTATCGCTACACTCGGTTCGCCCGGAGATGAGCAGACACTTGATGGCATGGAAGAGGTGGGCAAGAAGCGCTTTATGCATCATTATAACTTCCCTCCGTACTCTGTTGGTGAAGTTAAGCCGATGCGCGGTCCTTCGAGGCGCGATGTCGGTCATGGCGCATTGGCGGAAAAAGCGCTTCAATCAGTGCTTCCCTCAAAAGAAGAATTTCCCTACACCATTCGTGTTGTGTCTGAAGTGCTCGGCTCAAACGGCTCAAGTTCTATGGGATCAACCTGTGGCACAACGCTCGCGCTCATGGATGCCGGCGTGCCAATAAAAGCTCCGATTGCGGGTATTGCAATGGGGCTCGCATCAGATGAACAAGGGAATTACAAAGTACTTACGGATTTACAGGACTTGGAAGACGGCGATGGCGGCATGGATTTCAAAGTTGCCGGCAGCAAAGACGGCATTACCGCAATCCAGCTAGATACCAAAACACATGGATTATCCTTGGCAATCGTAAAGGAGACGCTTACTAAAGCACATGTGGCGCGATTGAAGATTTTAGATGTCATGCTTGCGGCAATCCCTGTGGTGCGGCCGGAGCTTTCAAAATACGCACCCCGCATTATCAGCCTACAGATCAATCCGGATAAGATCCGAGATGTCATCGGCCCCGGGGGCAAAATAATCAATGAAATCATTGACGCTACGGGCGTACAGATAGATATCGAGCAAAGTGGTCTGGTCATGATCACGTCGACTAATGAAGAAGGCGGCGCCCGAGCGCTCGAATGGGTGAAGCGCCTGACACGCGAAGTAAAAGTTGGCGAGATATTTGATGGCAAAGTTACGCGCCTTATGGACTTTGGCGCATTTGTGGAAATTCTGCCCCGCCAGGAAGGCTTGGTACATATTTCCGAACTTGCGCCGATGCGCGTGAATAAGGTGTCCGATGTGGTCAAAATCGGGCAACAGGTGAAGGTAAAAGTGATGCAAATCGACGAACAGGGGAGAATCAACCTTTCGATGAAAAGAGTAGCGGAGGATACTAAGTAA
- a CDS encoding class I SAM-dependent methyltransferase — protein sequence MLDESKQLSPHIPEKLKKETISRLREMGVTPNSLRGKEVLDIGAGDANFARIAKAKGIRVTSLEKYPEHNFPEGLPVDIPYVVGGAEEMPFENESFDTIISLAGPPSSVEHIADIERILKEALRVLKPGGEFRFTIHPGIFLSALWNDDPPVTPEEFKRFSPMQVSARSQAKAEKYYSEFLPKLLDTYHVKRKDLIDDYNPKRKWQLCILKRK from the coding sequence ATGCTTGATGAGTCAAAACAACTCTCTCCACACATTCCGGAAAAACTTAAAAAAGAAACGATTAGCCGCCTTCGGGAAATGGGCGTAACACCAAACAGCCTGCGCGGAAAAGAAGTGCTTGATATCGGCGCAGGTGATGCAAACTTCGCTCGAATCGCAAAGGCAAAGGGTATTCGTGTTACATCTCTCGAAAAATATCCTGAACACAATTTCCCTGAAGGACTTCCTGTTGATATTCCCTATGTAGTTGGAGGAGCCGAAGAGATGCCATTTGAAAATGAGAGTTTTGATACGATTATATCACTTGCCGGACCGCCTTCTTCAGTAGAGCATATTGCAGATATCGAACGCATTCTTAAGGAAGCGCTTCGCGTTTTAAAACCCGGAGGAGAGTTCCGCTTCACTATTCATCCCGGCATATTTCTTTCTGCGCTATGGAATGATGATCCGCCTGTTACCCCTGAAGAATTCAAGCGATTTTCTCCGATGCAAGTATCTGCACGATCACAGGCAAAAGCAGAAAAATATTATTCAGAATTTTTACCAAAACTTTTAGATACATACCATGTGAAACGAAAAGATTTAATTGATGACTATAATCCAAAACGTAAATGGCAATTATGCATTTTGAAAAGGAAATAA
- a CDS encoding NYN domain-containing protein, with protein MKHKDQRVGVFIDVGNMYHSAKNLYGTRVNFQEVLKTATSSRLLIRAIAYVVRSHSSEEQSFFEALEKQGFELKIKDLQVFPDGTKKGDWDVGLSVDAIKSADKLDVVVLVTGDGDYIPLVLYLKENKGCIVEVMAFGKTTSAKLVEQADDYIDLDKDRSRYLMHAHGNVKRSGVAPSKSSSRKPKSLYDMVEGR; from the coding sequence ATGAAACATAAAGATCAGCGCGTGGGAGTGTTCATCGATGTGGGCAATATGTACCACTCGGCAAAGAATCTTTACGGCACGCGCGTGAATTTCCAAGAAGTGTTGAAGACGGCAACGTCATCACGCTTGCTTATACGCGCTATTGCGTATGTTGTACGTTCGCACTCATCGGAAGAACAGAGTTTTTTTGAAGCGTTGGAAAAACAAGGATTTGAACTCAAAATAAAAGACTTGCAGGTGTTTCCCGATGGCACGAAGAAGGGCGATTGGGATGTCGGGCTGTCGGTTGATGCAATCAAGTCTGCCGATAAGCTTGATGTTGTCGTGCTGGTAACCGGCGATGGCGACTATATTCCGCTCGTTTTGTATTTGAAAGAAAACAAAGGCTGCATTGTTGAAGTAATGGCATTCGGCAAGACGACATCCGCAAAACTTGTCGAACAAGCTGATGATTATATTGACTTGGATAAGGATCGCAGTAGATACCTCATGCACGCGCATGGCAATGTCAAGCGATCCGGAGTGGCGCCAAGCAAGAGTTCTTCTCGAAAGCCCAAGTCGCTGTATGATATGGTGGAAGGTCGCTAG
- the xerA gene encoding site-specific tyrosine recombinase/integron integrase, protein MLATTIRQFLEYLEVERNRSLKTVENYQFYLNRFLEWADTHRIKKASDITLDTIHEYRLWLNRLHGTKPLKKNTQNYHIIAIRSFLKYLSKRDIPALAPEKIELAKIPQRTVEFLDADDLERLLSATERSGEALIIKKRDRAILELLFSTGMRVSELASLKRDSINLKRDEFTIRGKGDKYRLVFLSSRAQEHVKSYLDVRKDLFEPLFIRHDRAFNPRRTTETQELFLTPRSIQRIIKKYAKVAGITKQISPHTLRHSYATDLLMNGADIRSVQSLLGHASITTTQIYTHITNQQLRDVHKAFHGKVRKK, encoded by the coding sequence ATGCTTGCCACCACTATCAGACAATTTCTTGAATATCTCGAAGTAGAAAGAAACCGTTCTCTGAAGACGGTAGAAAATTACCAATTTTATCTTAATCGTTTTTTGGAATGGGCCGACACGCACCGCATAAAAAAAGCGAGTGATATCACTCTTGATACCATCCATGAATACCGGCTCTGGCTGAACAGGCTCCATGGCACAAAACCACTGAAAAAGAATACGCAGAATTACCACATAATTGCCATACGGTCGTTTTTGAAATATCTTTCCAAGCGCGATATTCCGGCACTCGCCCCGGAAAAAATTGAACTTGCAAAAATACCCCAGCGCACTGTGGAGTTTTTGGATGCCGACGATCTTGAACGGCTGCTCAGCGCAACAGAACGCAGCGGGGAAGCACTGATTATCAAAAAACGTGATCGAGCTATTTTAGAACTGTTGTTTAGTACTGGTATGCGCGTATCTGAGCTTGCATCGCTGAAGCGCGATAGTATCAACCTCAAACGTGACGAATTTACCATTCGAGGCAAGGGTGACAAATACCGCCTTGTATTTCTATCCTCGCGAGCGCAGGAGCATGTGAAATCATATCTTGATGTGCGGAAAGATTTGTTTGAGCCTCTTTTTATTCGGCATGATCGGGCATTCAACCCACGCCGCACTACCGAAACACAAGAACTATTTCTAACTCCCCGAAGCATCCAGCGCATCATAAAGAAATATGCGAAAGTCGCCGGCATTACAAAACAAATTTCTCCCCACACGCTGCGGCATTCGTATGCCACTGATCTTCTAATGAACGGCGCAGACATTCGCTCCGTGCAATCGCTCCTAGGCCATGCCAGCATCACCACTACACAGATCTATACCCATATCACCAACCAGCAACTTCGAGATGTGCACAAGGCCTTCCATGGCAAAGTGCGAAAGAAATAA